A stretch of DNA from Desulfovibrio gilichinskyi:
GAGTCTTTATAATGTCGACAGGCATTCATCCTACCGCTATTGTTGATCCAGGTGCGGTTTTAGGTGCCAATGTTACCATCGGACCATTTTGCGTGGTTGAAGGTAATACTGTAATCGGTGACAATTGCTCACTTGATTCATTCGTTCAAATCAAGTCTTTTACCCGTATGGGGAAAGGTAACTCTATTCATTCTAATGCTGTTCTCGGTGATGCGCCTCAGTACCTCGGTTTCAAAGGTGATGAGACAACATTAGAGATTGGCGATAATAATATTTTCCGTGAATTCGTCACTGTTAACAGAGGTACTGTTGAAGCCGGCGGACGTACCTGTATAGGAAATGATTGCATGCTTATGGCATATGTACATGTTGCACATGACTGCCAGCTTGGAAATAATGTAATCATTGCCAATTCATCTAACTTAGCAGGTCATGTTCACGTTGGAGATCATGTAACAATAAGCGGTATGTCCGGAATTCATCAGTTTGTCCGCATTGGTGAATATGCTTTTATCGGCGGCATGGCCGGTTTTACGAAGGATTTACCTCCTTATATGCTTGCTACCGGTATTCGCGGAGTATTGCATGGTCCTAACTCAATAGGACTGAGAAGACATGGATTTGATTCAAAAACCTGTATGGCGATTAAGAAAGCATATAGAATTATTTTCAGATCAGGACTTACCAAAGATGAATCTCTGGAAATGGCTGAAAAGGAATTGTCAGATTTTCCTGAGGTCATGAAGCTCATAACTTTTGTAAGAGAAAGTGAGCGTGGAGTTT
This window harbors:
- the lpxA gene encoding acyl-ACP--UDP-N-acetylglucosamine O-acyltransferase encodes the protein MSTGIHPTAIVDPGAVLGANVTIGPFCVVEGNTVIGDNCSLDSFVQIKSFTRMGKGNSIHSNAVLGDAPQYLGFKGDETTLEIGDNNIFREFVTVNRGTVEAGGRTCIGNDCMLMAYVHVAHDCQLGNNVIIANSSNLAGHVHVGDHVTISGMSGIHQFVRIGEYAFIGGMAGFTKDLPPYMLATGIRGVLHGPNSIGLRRHGFDSKTCMAIKKAYRIIFRSGLTKDESLEMAEKELSDFPEVMKLITFVRESERGVCPADRGPE